From Anopheles darlingi chromosome 2, idAnoDarlMG_H_01, whole genome shotgun sequence, the proteins below share one genomic window:
- the LOC125950670 gene encoding GTPase-activating protein CdGAPr isoform X1 has protein sequence MSQIMRKDSSISATGGSGAGHRHQHHHRPIDIGGVGGSVVIGSESSIVTERDSRGPPRSAPPTGNGASAGGRLAAALEKPRTISDSESEINYDLFNTSVHSDSGSVVMNASQISTTSADSVHIKSANLTRSQNGANGSCRFPKLEECAHFHYERVQLGNLSVQLEGDEGRSDSQLGLAASSDLNASQAPSITNSMSLSAAKGGGNVWFIIRVTAGRSDSFMIKRSFENMCFLDEMLHRCVYDRRVSELENLREIALLGQEAEDQLEKLIGAYLGRLSAIASDAMTCGPVLTWLQIDNKGRRLPVADEQTMRCINTPAVGAAYGVRRYVAQACDEISIEVGDMISVIDMPSPAESIWWRGKKSHLQKNQYEVGFFPQSCVATIGDKVPRHMPFPAPLVGSLAVSPTKPVLRKHGKLIAFFRSFILSRPSRRRLKQSGIYRERVFSCDLGEHLLNSGQDIPMVLKCCAEFIEEYGIVDGIYRLSGITSNIQKLRRAFDEERIPDLTHPDIRQDIHAVSSLLKMYFRELPNPLCTYQLYDHFVEAIQTRLDAPTDLKLRLIRQTVQKLPPPHYRTLKYLATHLFKISRHSPSTGMTERNIAIVWAPNLLRSPALESGGVAALRGVGVQAVVTEYLISNCEQIFDDTADDFGSHYIESQPNSLSDSNSVQNYGAGGVGAGEQQDLSLSLSERPKSLSVGGAKLLSLEEARIRRNCMEQSEKTIPINITNNLATQIGSYIEVGGGPSSLPDKYHTVLPVPRSWNKRKSHSSWKSIFTRQPRQSNSNSDIKGDYRGQSGAGAASREKGVPMMLPSIASANVSGAASLDEGKEEADDRRRSVSIKQSSSGLLDKMAKSLLFSSGVDLFDGKNLAIESSCMRSNSVDSIRTTGHSRSVSHDSYFDLLQSPMRGGTGTGGTTSTGNGGAVTCPSRELSELGLNFDREEPEMRIFSESESLVSSPKVAKESVRRTLRARPEDYIGSGNSVNPSPKKQPRLNIPSPTDAAKQWNMVGDPTGENAGLQDDESLCKRYKLEDQLSDIQFIDCNTPEHTVIGSGGAGGDSTTSSTAVLNTIFTSAQVHSAPQDEPDERDQGSAGEMVGLRNSYPGTQYGQAKYDTSPIKETRFSYPGSGVKGKKDAAQQQSTSAKVQSMNVDEQTVSGTMPVLKKNESSLYESFLLTSGQSKPPKYPGRYSYHQPVTASVTDARSIEGGVDGDSVPRSCSENVLRRSAMGESFAQTGHQQPHHHHHHHHHHHHHPVSQQHHHPNGQMKPTPSAPPSSGSGLKLQPSAVTAGTPQSPTGASPCYSLLVGSTSSTDTPTDTTSNGVHTPIYDEMDIAGALVAHLELQNAKETADGSGPPPVVPKPSKRCSADLKAMKRDLSLDLSGSTSKLSASNFTSDTNTTTNTNTTNTSQSMTPSDFGYQNLHPDLSPNGAGEGTTAGGVVGPVEMATFGQKPKPGTPIKATINITYNVRSPVRKEQEGNMFATPPVTPERQIAPREIVGDSTELIAEEEYRRERRSIYENVLVPPTVDEMEKEEESSSSSKRLLETNFDETMVYEQVKLLKNVISEVNNLVQEDIGEPDRSAVDSRQVPDISAGVASEAVEDGLNNNAAGGNGLKQCCEDESAASGAGPMTLGVTEEESDDVPMSDVNEDSLEFDNTDISLYENVELRKKPAFPVYENVHEHRQRAVASTRSALEEHLCPLGDTSTKSVVTDDEFSSLCADRSDLDNEMEYRIEVPPKIELNASPTQNVSVKELATKFETSPVEALPPFDFGVNRGNHNHFRSSLNNGGSTVSAAAAPDRSSDRVTIRNKSANGGGSGSGGKEGGVFASFTRSLDENAFVREFGSGRRLEGFVAGFTKSIAQISEAEKNVLNENNTNRRKSLELSAARPRNQPKKLPPLSGNGGAGAPTGVENVDTSNEADGPKQHGTECCRGKSMASSGVSQKLSSSPRGDTSPDANMKLDLSVKIEDTKEARAYNVRITPTTENRISLVQYNYSDEPGNNDGSESPLVRATGRRSEGSEEDRYSSGLKMLGSCKLDRSRIEKIKEERRHQLSEKYRSESFKGERDYGGSGKAKSKSKSELREFKEGDVVADRTDKKYDSLRFRSKSRTELLSDGLFGGGIGHGASNQSPGLLASVSLNTVATGLPCSSTPTIVALRPVAANRTRRISDEKNQNDIPPPVATGVVTAGSPSNGGGPISDATISQVCDNKFELKTRQKFDKRSSMDYPASTDGQPKDREPPRHSFNNGSGGVKGQVIVTRSNSSNAQRDRCSPPISIKDVAAMFESRSQQNQS, from the exons ATGAGTCAAATCATGCGGAAAGACTCGTCCATCAGCGcgaccggtggttccggtgcgggccatcggcatcaacaccatcaccggccAATCGACATCGGTGGCGTCGGCGGTAGCGTCGTCATCGGAAGTGAATCGTCGATCGTCACCGAACGGGATAGCCGTGGTCCACCGCGCTCGgcaccaccgaccggaaaCGGTGCCAGTGCTGGCGGAAGGTTGGCTGCGGCCCTGGAGAAACCACGCACCATCAGCGATAGCGAATCGGAGATCAACTACGATCTGTTCAACACGAGCGTCCACTCGGACAGTGGTTCGGTGGTGATGAATGCTTCCCAGATTTCGACCACCTCCGCCGACTCGGTACACATCAAGAGCGCCAACCTGACGCGCTCACAGAACGGAGCAAACGgg TCCTGTCGCTTCCCGAAGCTAGAAGAATGCGCCCACTTCCATTACGAGCGTGTGCAGCTCGGTAACCTGTCGGTGCAGCTCGAGGGTGACGAAGGTCGCAGCGATTCGCAGCTTGGTCTAGCGGCGTCGTCCGATCTCAATGCTTCCCAGGCACCCTCGATCACGAACTCGATGAGCCTCAGTGCGGCCAAAGGTGGCGGCAACGTGTGGTTCATCATCCGCGTCACGGCTGGCCGGTCCGATTCCTTCATGATCAAGCGATCGTTCGAGAATATGTGCTTCCTGGACGAGATGCTGCACCGGTGCGTCTACGATCGGCGGGTCAGCGAGCTGGAGAACCTACGCGAGATCGCACTGCTAGGCCAGGAAGCGGAGGACCAACTGGAGAAACTGATCGGAGCCTACCTTGGACGACTGTCTGCGATTGCCTCCGATGCGATGACTTGTGGACCGGTGCTGACCTGGCTGCAGATCGATAATAAGGGCCGCCGGTTACCGGTGGCCGATGAGCAAACGATGCGCTGCATCAACACACCGGCGGTTGGCGCCGCGTACGGTGTGCGACGTTATGTGGCGCAAGCATGCGACGAAATCTCGATCGAGGTTGGCGATATGATCTCCGTGATCGATATGCCCAGCCCAGCCGAATCAATCTGGTGGCGAGGTAAGAAGAGTCACCTGCAAAAGAACCAGTACGAGGTCGGTTTCTTCCCGCAAAGCTGCGTAGCGACGATTGGTGATAAGGTACCGAGACATATGCCCTTCCCGGCACCACTTGTCGGTTCGCTGGCCGTCTCACCGACGAAACCTGTGCTGCGGAAGCATGGCAAGCTGATTGCCTTCTTCCGCAGCTTTATCCTATCGCGACCTTCACGACGCCGCCTGAAGCAGAGTGGCATCTACCGGGAGCGTGTGTTCTCGTGCGATCTCGGTGAGCACCTGCTGAACAGTGGCCAGGACATTCCGATGGTGCTCAAGTGTTGCGCGGAGTTTATCGAGGAGTACGGCATCGTGGACGGCATCTATCGGTTGTCGGGGATTACCTCGAACATCCAGAAGCTACGCCGGGCGTTCGATGAAGAGCGCATACCGGACCTCACGCATCCCGATATCCGGCAGGACATTCACGCTGTCAGTTCACTACTGAAGATGTACTTCCGTGAGCTGCCGAATCCACTGTGCACGTATCAGCTGTACGATCACTTCGTCGAAGCGATCCAGACGCGACTCGATGCACCGACTGATCTTAAATTGCGGCTTATCCGCCAGACGGTGCAGAAGCTGCCGCCACCCCACTATCGGACGCTCAAGTATCTGGCTACGCATCTGTTCAAGATTTCACGCCACTCTCCCAGCACCGGGATGACGGAACGTAACATTGCGATCGTCTGGGCACCGAACTTGCTGCGCAGCCCGGCCCTCGAGTCCGGTGGAGTGGCGGCACTGCGCGGTGTCGGAGTGCAGGCGGTCGTAACGGAATACCTGATCAGCAACTGTGAGCAGATCTTCGACGATACGGCGGATGACTTCGGGAGTCACTACATTGAATCGCAACCCAACTCGCTGAGCGATAGCAACAGCGTGCAGAActatggtgctggtggtgtcggcGCCGGAGAGCAGCAAGACCTTTCCCTGTCCCTCTCTGAGCGCCCTAAAAGTCTCAGTGTCGGAGGTGCGAAGCTGCTGAGCCTGGAAGAGGCACGCATTCGGCGCAACTGTATGGAACAGAGCGAAAAGACGATCCCGatcaacatcaccaacaaTCTGGCGACTCAAATCGGTTCCTACATCGAGGTGGGTGGTGGACCGTCCAGTTTGCCGGACAAGTACCACACCGTGTTACCGGTGCCAAG AAGCTGGAATAAACGGAAATCGCATTCCTCGTGGAAGTCTATCTTTACGCGCCAACCGCGCCaatcgaacagcaacagcgacatcAAGGGTGACTATCGAGGACAGTCTGGGGCGGGAGCTGCATCCCGGGAGAAGGGTGTTCCCATGATGTTACCTTCGATTGCATCGGCGAACGTGTCCGGTGCGGCCAGTCTGGATGAAGGTAAAGAGGAGGCGGACGATCGCCGACGTAGCGTCAGTATTAAGCAGAGCTCCAGTGGACTACTTGATAAAATGGCCAAAA GTTTGCTATTCTCGTCCGGTGTGGATCTATTTGATGGTAAAAATCTTGCCATCGAAAGCAGCTGCATGCGGTCCAACTCAGTCGACAGCATACGGACTACCGGTCACAGTCGATCAGTATCGCATGATTCGTACTTTGATTTGCTGCAATCACCGATGCGCGGTGGAACCGGAACTGGCGGAACGACTTCCACCGGCAACGGTGGTGCTGTGACATGTCCATCACGCGAGCTGTCCGAGCTGGGGCTGAACTTTGATCGGGAGGAGCCAGAAATGAGGATTTTCtccgaaagcgaaagcctCGTGAGTAGTCCTAAGGTAGCGAAGGAG TCGGTACGCCGGACACTGAGAGCGCGACCAGAAGATTACATCGGCAGTGGCAACAGTGTTAATCCGAGTCCCAAGAAGCAGCCACGCCTTAACATTCCCAGTCCGACCGATGCTGCCAAGCAGTGGAACATGGTGGGTGATCCGACCGGTGAAAACGCCGGCCTGCAGGATGATGAAAGCCTTTGTAAACGCTATAAGCTAGAGGATCAATTGAGCGATATTCAGTTCATCGATTGCAATACCCCCGAACACACGGTGATcggaagtggtggtgctggtggtgattccaccacctccagtaCGGCTGTGCTGAACACCATCTTCACCAGTGCGCAGGTGCATAGTGCTCCGCAAGATGAGCCCGACGAACGAGACCAGGGATCAGCCGGTGAGATGGTGGGCCTAAGAAATTCTTACCCAGGAACACAGTACGGCCAGGCGAAATATGACACATCTCCGATCAAGGAGACACGTTTTAGCTATCCTGGTTCTGGTGTcaagggaaaaaaggatgcCGCACAGCAGCAATCCACGTCCGCAAAGGTGCAATCAATGAACGTCGATGAGCAAACCGTATCCGGAACCATGCCGGTGctgaagaagaacgaaagttCCTTGTATGAAAG TTTTCTGCTTACTTCCGGTCAATCGAAACCTCCGAAATATCCTGGCCGTTACAGCTACCATCAGCCGGTGACGGCGTCGGTAACGGACGCTCGAAGCATCGAAGgcggtgttgatggtgattcGGTACCGCGTAGTTGCTCCGAGAACGTGCTGCGGCGATCGGCCATGGGCGAATCCTTTGCCCAAACTGGCCATCAgcaacctcatcatcatcatcatcatcatcaccatcatcaccatcaccctgtctcgcagcagcaccatcatccgaATGGTCAGATGAAACCAACACCATCTGCACCGCCTTCGTCGGGTAGTGGATTAAAGTTGCAACCGAGTGCCGTCACTGCTGGTACACCCCAGTCACCGACAGGAGCGAGCCCCTGCTACTCACTGCTGGTAGGGTCCACCAGCTCTACCGACACGCCAACGGACACGACCAGTAACGGAGTGCACACGCCCATCTACGATGAAATGGACATTGCCGGTGCCCTGGTCGCTCATCTCGAGCTACAGAATGCCAAAGAGACGGCGGATGGTTCGGGGCCACCGCCGGTTGTACCGAAGCCAAGTAAGCGTTGTTCCGCCGATCTGAAGGCCATGAAGCGGGATCTTTCGCTCGATCTGAGCGGCAGCACCTCGAAGCTAAGTGCCTCGAACTTCACCTCCGACACGAACACGACGACCAAcacgaacaccaccaacactagtCAATCGATGACGCCCAGTGATTTCGGCTATCAGAACCTACACCCGGATCTATCGCCGAATGGTGCGGGCGAAGGAACGACGGCTGGTGGTGTCGTCGGACCGGTCGAGATGGCCACGTTCGGTCAAAAGCCGAAACCCGGCACACCGATCAAGGCAACCATCAACATCACATACAACGTTCGCTCGCCGGTGCGCAAGGAGCAGGAAGGCAACATGTTCGCAACGCCCCCGGTAACGCCGGAAAGACAAATCGCTCCTCGTGAGATCGTTGGCGATTCGACCGAGTTGATCGCCGAGGAAGAGTATCGCAGGGAGCGCCGCAGTATCTACGAGAACGTACTCGTTCCACCAACGGTGGATgagatggagaaggaagaggagtcAAGCTCGTCCTCGAAGCGCCTACTGGAGACGAACTTTGATGAGACGATGGTCTACGAGCAGGTGAAACTGCTGAAAAACGTCATCTCCGAGGTGAACAATCTCGTGCAGGAGGATATCGGTGAGCCGGATCGCTCGGCGGTTGATTCACGCCAAGTACCCGACATTAGTGCCGGTGTCGCATCGGAAGCCGTAGAGGATGGTCTTAACAACAATGCGGCCGGTGGCAATGGGCTGAAACAGTGCTGCGAGGATGAATCGGCAGCGAGCGGTGCAGGTCCGATGACACTGGGCGTAACGGAGGAGGAAAGCGACGATGTGCCAATGTCGGATGTAAACGAAGACAGTCTCGAATTCGACAATACGGACATTTCGTTGTACGAGAACGTGGAGCTACGCAAGAAACCCGCCTTCCCGGTGTACGAGAACGTTCACGAGCATCGACAGCGGGCGGTAGCGAGCACCCGGTCCGCTCTTGAGGAACACTTGTGTCCACTGGGCGACACATCCACCAAGTCCGTTGTGACAGATGACGAGTTTTCTTCACTCTGCGCCGATCGAAGTGATCTCGATAACGAGATGGAATACCGTATCGAGGTACCACCGAAGATCGAACTGAATGCATCACCAACACAGAACGTTAGCGTGAAGGAGCTGGCAACCAAGTTCGAGACGAGTCCGGTTGAGGCGCTTCCACCGTTCGATTTCGGTGTGAACCGTGGCAACCATAATCACTTTCGCTCCTCGTTGAACAACGGTGGTAGTACAGTGTCTGCTGCGGCAGCCCCGgaccgatcgagcgatcgtgtAACGATCCGCAATAAGtcagcgaacggtggtggctCGGGTAGCGGTGGCAAAGAGGGGGGAGTTTTTGCTAGCTTCACCCGCAGCCTGGATGAAAACGCATTCGTGCGTGAGTTTGGCAGTGGCCGCCGGCTTGAGGGCTTCGTGGCCGGTTTTACGAAAAGTATTGCCCAAATATCGGAAGCGGAAAAGAATGTACTCAACGAAAATAATACCAACCGACGGAAATCGCTTGAGCTTTCCGCTGCTCGACCGCGCAATCAGCCAAAGAAATTGCCACCTCTCTCGGGCAATGGTGGAGCTGGTGCTCCTACCGGAGTGGAGAATGTGGACACCAGCAATGAGGCCGATGGTCCGAAGCAACACGGCACCGAATGCTGTCGAGGGAAATCGATGGCGAGCAGTGGCGTTAGTCAAAAGCTGAGTTCCTCTCCCCGCGGAGACACATCACCGGATGCGAACATGAAGCTTGATCTCTCGGTAAAAATCGAAGATACCAAAGAGGCGCGTGCCTACAACGTGCGCATTACGccaacaaccgaaaaccggaTATCGCTGGTGCAGTACAATTACTCCGATGAGCCGGGCAATAACGACGGTAGCGAATCACCGCTCGTCCGTGCCACTGGCCGGAGAAGCGAAGGCTCGGAAGAAGATCGGTACAGTAGCGGACTGAAGATGCTGGGTAGCTGTAAGCTGGACCGCTCGCGAATCGAAAAAATTAAGGAAGAACGACGGCACCAGCTGAGCGAGAAGTATCGCTCGGAATCGTTCAAGGGTGAGCGGGATTATGGTGGAAGCGGAAAGGCAAAGTCCAAATCCAAATCCGAACTCCGTGAGTTCAAGGAGGGCGATGTGGTGGCGGATCGAACCGATAAAAAGTACGATTCGTTGCGTTTCCGATCGAAATCCCGCACCGAGTTGCTCTCGGATGGGCTATTCGGTGGAGGGATTGGCCACGGGGCTAGCAACCAATCGCCCGGTTTGCTGGCATCCGTTTCACTGAATACCGTTGCTACCGGTCTTCCGTGTAGCAGCACACCGACAATCGTTGCCCTCCGACCGGTAGCAGCCAATCGTACCCGACGCATCAGTGATGAGAAGAATCAAAATGacataccaccaccggttgccaCGGGGGTAGTAACCGCCGGATCACCGAGCAATGGCGGTGGTCCGATCAGTGATGCCACCATCTCACAGGTTTGCGACAACAAGTTTGAGCTGAAAACGCGTCAAAAGTTTGACAAACGAAGCAGCATGGATTATCCTGCTTCGACCGACGGTCAGCCCAAGGATCGCGAACCACCGAGGCATAGCTTCAATAATGGCAGCGGTGGCGTCAAAGGCCAGGTCATCGTAACGCGTAGTAATTCCAGCAATGCACA ACGAGATCGCTGCTCACCGCCCATCTCCATCAAGGACGTTGCCGCTATGTTTGAATCGCGCTCACAACAAAACCAATCTTAA